The Urocitellus parryii isolate mUroPar1 chromosome 6, mUroPar1.hap1, whole genome shotgun sequence genome includes a window with the following:
- the Smim26 gene encoding small integral membrane protein 26 yields the protein MNPERATSWYRRMSMVYALGTWTLLGSAFYFVQKKKPPGNEVEQKDVSTSEIPESPKQFYVETIVTYKEDVVPYTTKILEYLKSWTGSSGSES from the exons ATGAACCCGGAGCGGGCCACGTCCTGGTACCGGCGGATGTCTATGGTCTATGCACTGGGCACCTGGACTCTGTTGGGTTCCGCGTTTTactttgttcagaaaaaaaagccACCAG gtaatgaAGTAGAGCAAAAGGATGTCTCAACAAGCGAAATACCTGAGTCCCCAAAACAGTTTTATGTGGAAACAATTGTCACATATAAAGAAGATGTTGTTCCATACACTACGAAGATCCTCGAGTATTTGAAATCATGGACTGGTAGTTCTGGATCGGAATCATGA